A single window of Acanthopagrus latus isolate v.2019 chromosome 1, fAcaLat1.1, whole genome shotgun sequence DNA harbors:
- the uchl1 gene encoding ubiquitin carboxyl-terminal hydrolase isozyme L1 isoform X1 produces the protein MEWTPMEINPEMLNMLMKCLGVGESWRFVDVVGLESEQLAAVPKPCCALMLLFPLTQQHESFRQQQADKVASDSEVYFLKQTAGNSCGTIALLHAVANNKSKPTFASDSVLKKFLDETANMSADERARLLEENQAIRNAHNEVAVQGQCRPEADKVNFHFIAFVNVNGQLYEFDGRMNGPVKHGATKDESFITDAAKVCRGFMEREQGEVRFSSVALCQS, from the exons ATGGAGTGGACCCCGATGGAGATCAATCCCGAG atGCTGAACATG ttaatGAAATGCCTCGGCGTGGGCGAAAGCTGGCGCTTCGTTGACGTGGTGGGGCTGGAGAGTGAGCAGCTCGCCGCCGTCCCGAAGCCATGCTGTGCCTTGATGCTGCTCTTCCCACTGACACAACAG CACGAGtctttcagacagcagcaggcagacaaGGTTGCATCTGACTCTGAGGTTTATTTCCTGAAGCAGACAGCAGGCAATTCCTGTGGCACCATCGCCCTGCTGCATGCAGTGGccaacaacaaaagcaaaccaACATTTG CAAGTGACTCAGTCCTGAAGAAGTTTCTAGATGAGACTGCAAACATGTCTGCTGACGAACGTGCCAGACTTCTGGAGGAGAACCAG GCGATCCGCAATGCTCACAATGAGGTTGCAGTGCAGGGCCAGTGTAGG CCTGAAGCAGACAAAGTCAATTTCCACTTTATCGCCTTTGTCAATGTAAATGGACAACTGTATGAGTTTG ATGGGAGAATGAACGGACCAGTGAAGCACGGAGCTACCAAAGATGAGTCATTCATAACG GATGCAGCAAAAGTGTGCCGTGGATTCATGGAAAGAGAGCAAGGCGAGGTCCGTTTCTCCTCCGTGGCTCTTTGTCAAAGTTAA
- the uchl1 gene encoding ubiquitin carboxyl-terminal hydrolase isozyme L1 isoform X2, which produces MKCLGVGESWRFVDVVGLESEQLAAVPKPCCALMLLFPLTQQHESFRQQQADKVASDSEVYFLKQTAGNSCGTIALLHAVANNKSKPTFASDSVLKKFLDETANMSADERARLLEENQAIRNAHNEVAVQGQCRPEADKVNFHFIAFVNVNGQLYEFDGRMNGPVKHGATKDESFITDAAKVCRGFMEREQGEVRFSSVALCQS; this is translated from the exons atGAAATGCCTCGGCGTGGGCGAAAGCTGGCGCTTCGTTGACGTGGTGGGGCTGGAGAGTGAGCAGCTCGCCGCCGTCCCGAAGCCATGCTGTGCCTTGATGCTGCTCTTCCCACTGACACAACAG CACGAGtctttcagacagcagcaggcagacaaGGTTGCATCTGACTCTGAGGTTTATTTCCTGAAGCAGACAGCAGGCAATTCCTGTGGCACCATCGCCCTGCTGCATGCAGTGGccaacaacaaaagcaaaccaACATTTG CAAGTGACTCAGTCCTGAAGAAGTTTCTAGATGAGACTGCAAACATGTCTGCTGACGAACGTGCCAGACTTCTGGAGGAGAACCAG GCGATCCGCAATGCTCACAATGAGGTTGCAGTGCAGGGCCAGTGTAGG CCTGAAGCAGACAAAGTCAATTTCCACTTTATCGCCTTTGTCAATGTAAATGGACAACTGTATGAGTTTG ATGGGAGAATGAACGGACCAGTGAAGCACGGAGCTACCAAAGATGAGTCATTCATAACG GATGCAGCAAAAGTGTGCCGTGGATTCATGGAAAGAGAGCAAGGCGAGGTCCGTTTCTCCTCCGTGGCTCTTTGTCAAAGTTAA